A single window of Sphingobium sp. SCG-1 DNA harbors:
- a CDS encoding FkbM family methyltransferase, translating to MSPRVKRELRDRWLALRLSFRGRVHEYPEVLQLRRFVAAFDIDCIIDVGANAGQHATMLRRDVGFSGTILSFEPNPQVFPALEKNASRDPHWHAFNIALSNVDGTAQFNVMAADQFSSLETPADAMDPIFHDRNRVAQTVDVQCRRLDGLYPELKVAHGCSRTLLKMDTQGHDRLVCEGAGAMLDSMVGIQTELAIRPLYQGGTGYRAMIDLLDGHGFVPSAFFANNKGHFPRLVEMDGLFVSRRVLRDDPV from the coding sequence ATGAGCCCACGCGTCAAACGTGAGTTGCGCGATCGCTGGCTGGCCCTGCGGCTGTCGTTCCGGGGCCGCGTGCATGAATATCCCGAAGTTCTGCAATTGCGGCGCTTTGTCGCAGCCTTCGACATCGACTGCATCATTGATGTCGGCGCAAATGCGGGTCAGCATGCCACGATGCTCCGCCGCGACGTCGGGTTCAGCGGCACGATCTTGTCGTTCGAACCGAACCCGCAAGTCTTTCCCGCGCTGGAAAAGAATGCTTCGCGCGATCCACATTGGCACGCCTTCAACATCGCGCTGTCGAATGTTGACGGCACCGCGCAATTCAACGTGATGGCCGCCGATCAGTTTAGCTCGCTCGAAACGCCCGCAGATGCGATGGACCCAATCTTCCACGATCGTAATCGCGTCGCTCAAACTGTCGACGTGCAGTGCCGCCGCCTGGATGGCCTCTATCCAGAGCTTAAGGTAGCCCATGGATGTTCAAGAACATTACTCAAGATGGATACGCAAGGACACGATCGCCTTGTGTGCGAAGGCGCCGGTGCGATGCTGGACAGCATGGTCGGCATTCAGACTGAACTGGCGATAAGACCGCTTTATCAGGGCGGCACGGGATATCGTGCCATGATCGACCTGCTCGACGGCCACGGCTTCGTACCAAGCGCCTTTTTCGCGAACAACAAGGGACATTTCCCACGCCTCGTCGAAATGGATGGTCTGTTCGTCAGCCGCCGCGTGCTGCGCGACGATCCGGTATAA
- a CDS encoding exopolysaccharide biosynthesis polyprenyl glycosylphosphotransferase, translated as MCSLAADLATLFVAFALANLLVIGKFVGEPAKPHGLVMFAMIAPVYALLAIQAGVYGIRSLAAVRETILRACWAFAQAVMLMLVIVYFGKIAEQLSRLTFVVGVGFSLCGLILLRPVMARLIPRMIGEMPAIAVVIVDSVPFTAPTGTVLLDARVLGIDPVRHDAEMAARLASAVGHAERVIVACPSERINDWSIALKSLEARGEILVPELMRFAPAKLDEYDHHPTLVVAGGPLQYRDRIIKRLFDVLVAGIATLLLSPVLLLTALAVKLTSPGPILFRQQRLGRDARLFSIYKFRTMRSDMTDHAAAQLTQRSDPRVTRVGAFLRRTSIDELPQILNVLKGDMSIVGPRPHAPAARAADKLYWEVDDRYWERHCIKPGITGLAQVRGHRGATNAHQDLIDRLQSDLEYVTNWSVWRDLRIVFATLRVLVHDKAY; from the coding sequence ATGTGCAGCCTCGCCGCCGACCTCGCAACCCTCTTCGTCGCATTCGCACTCGCCAACCTGCTTGTGATCGGCAAGTTCGTCGGCGAGCCAGCCAAGCCGCATGGACTGGTCATGTTCGCCATGATCGCGCCGGTCTATGCGCTGCTGGCGATTCAGGCAGGCGTTTACGGCATCCGCAGCCTGGCCGCCGTGCGCGAGACTATCTTGCGGGCGTGCTGGGCGTTTGCGCAAGCCGTCATGCTGATGCTGGTCATCGTCTATTTCGGTAAAATCGCAGAACAGCTCTCGCGTCTCACATTCGTCGTTGGCGTGGGTTTCAGCTTGTGTGGATTGATCCTGCTGCGACCGGTGATGGCGCGGCTCATCCCGCGCATGATCGGCGAAATGCCCGCAATTGCCGTCGTGATTGTAGACAGCGTACCCTTCACGGCGCCTACGGGTACAGTGTTGCTGGATGCTCGCGTTCTGGGAATAGACCCAGTTCGTCATGATGCAGAAATGGCAGCGCGGCTGGCTTCTGCCGTCGGCCATGCCGAGCGCGTCATAGTGGCCTGTCCCAGCGAACGTATTAATGACTGGTCGATCGCGCTGAAGTCACTGGAAGCGCGCGGCGAAATCCTGGTGCCTGAGTTGATGCGTTTCGCGCCGGCCAAACTGGACGAATATGACCATCACCCCACGCTTGTCGTGGCAGGCGGGCCGCTCCAATATCGCGACCGGATCATCAAGCGGCTGTTCGACGTTCTTGTCGCGGGTATCGCGACGTTGCTTCTGTCACCTGTATTGTTGCTAACCGCACTGGCGGTAAAGTTGACGAGCCCCGGCCCCATATTGTTCCGGCAGCAGCGGCTCGGGCGCGACGCACGGCTGTTTTCGATCTACAAATTTCGAACGATGCGCAGCGACATGACCGATCATGCCGCCGCGCAACTGACCCAGCGCAGCGATCCGCGCGTCACACGTGTGGGCGCCTTCCTCCGCCGGACCAGCATCGACGAACTGCCGCAGATATTGAACGTACTAAAAGGCGATATGAGCATTGTCGGGCCGCGTCCCCATGCGCCCGCCGCCCGCGCCGCCGACAAGCTATATTGGGAAGTGGACGATCGTTACTGGGAGCGGCACTGCATCAAGCCGGGGATCACTGGACTCGCGCAAGTACGCGGGCATCGCGGCGCGACGAATGCACATCAGGATCTGATCGATCGCCTCCAATCCGATCTTGAATACGTCACCAACTGGTCGGTGTGGCGTGATCTGCGGATCGTATTTGCTACGTTACGCGTGCTGGTGCACGACAAGGCCTACTGA
- a CDS encoding glycosyltransferase: protein MKVAMIDPSLFTGRYDDSLCTAMGGQGHEVTLYGRPLRSTDAIQPQLYKYSKRYFRFGEALRPLIGEGAAFRAIKAAEYMADSLIGPKPAADVIHYQWLPFAPADRHILRRLEVAGTPLVHTVHNASAYHGDAALQGRGYASLLDHFDQLIVHGGTTRDALVVQGVAADRIAVVPHPPMRLAAATEQSRAAVPHAALPRLLFFGTIRPYKGLDLLIDACLSLWKSGARFELAIAGKPFMEIAPLLTTVTDAGFGDHLRTDLGFLEESRLTAWIESADLLAFPYRHIDSSGAFLSALHHGKATVCTDTGLFGSLPDTSEGKSPVTLVPTEDAPALAQSLLPLIESAAIRREMGARAAALGQRLGDWNEAGSLTVDVYREAQLRAAHRAGARA from the coding sequence ATGAAAGTCGCAATGATTGATCCATCGCTCTTTACCGGGCGCTATGACGACAGCCTGTGCACTGCCATGGGAGGGCAGGGGCATGAGGTGACACTCTACGGGCGCCCTCTACGCAGCACCGATGCGATTCAGCCGCAACTCTACAAATATAGCAAACGCTACTTTCGATTCGGCGAGGCGCTGCGCCCGCTGATCGGCGAAGGCGCTGCCTTTCGTGCCATCAAGGCCGCCGAATATATGGCCGATAGCCTCATCGGCCCAAAGCCCGCCGCAGATGTTATCCATTATCAGTGGCTACCTTTTGCCCCGGCAGACCGGCACATTCTCCGCCGCCTGGAAGTTGCGGGAACGCCCCTTGTCCACACGGTTCATAACGCCAGCGCATATCATGGCGATGCGGCGTTGCAGGGCAGGGGCTACGCCTCATTGCTCGACCACTTCGACCAATTGATCGTGCATGGCGGAACCACGCGCGATGCGCTGGTCGTGCAAGGCGTGGCGGCGGATCGTATTGCAGTCGTACCGCACCCGCCGATGCGTTTGGCGGCCGCGACGGAGCAAAGTCGAGCCGCAGTCCCCCATGCCGCGCTGCCGCGCCTGCTCTTCTTTGGAACTATCCGTCCGTATAAGGGGCTCGATCTGCTGATCGACGCCTGCCTCTCGCTATGGAAAAGCGGCGCGCGCTTCGAACTCGCCATCGCGGGCAAACCATTCATGGAGATCGCGCCACTCCTCACGACCGTAACCGATGCTGGTTTTGGAGATCATCTCCGAACTGATCTTGGCTTCCTTGAAGAAAGCCGCCTCACAGCCTGGATCGAAAGCGCTGATCTGCTGGCCTTCCCCTATCGTCATATTGACTCCAGTGGCGCTTTCCTTTCCGCACTTCATCATGGAAAGGCGACCGTCTGCACCGACACCGGGCTGTTCGGCTCTCTCCCTGACACCTCCGAAGGCAAATCCCCCGTGACCTTGGTTCCGACCGAAGATGCGCCTGCTCTTGCGCAGAGCCTCTTGCCGCTGATCGAGAGCGCTGCCATCAGGCGCGAAATGGGCGCACGCGCTGCGGCGCTGGGGCAACGCCTTGGCGACTGGAATGAGGCAGGATCATTGACGGTGGATGTTTACAGGGAGGCCCAGTTACGCGCCGCGCACCGCGCCGGGGCACGCGCATGA
- a CDS encoding cytidylyltransferase domain-containing protein, with protein sequence MTTAIVIPARYASSRFPGKPLAPLMGATGISKPLIQRSIEAAREVPGVAHLYVATDDDRIADAARACGAAVAMTPPESANGTERVAAALSSLPDDIDVIINFQGDALLTPSWLVMDLENHMRADPTCDVATVAVRCSGTVYAHLVTDQMQERVGGTTVVCNAEGKALYFSKRVLPHIAPGSTLEAAPPVLLHLGLYAYRRSALTRYAALPPPTLKQSKGWSSCASFIMGYPWPSSLPIRRHGMRSNLTTPPIRRRSRLS encoded by the coding sequence ATGACTACAGCTATCGTAATCCCGGCGCGCTATGCTTCGTCGCGCTTTCCCGGCAAGCCCCTGGCCCCGTTGATGGGTGCAACCGGCATAAGCAAGCCGCTCATCCAGCGGAGTATAGAAGCGGCACGGGAAGTTCCCGGCGTGGCGCATTTGTATGTCGCGACGGACGATGACCGTATAGCCGACGCGGCTCGTGCGTGTGGCGCGGCCGTGGCAATGACCCCGCCAGAGTCCGCGAATGGTACGGAACGAGTAGCCGCTGCGCTCTCCTCGTTGCCTGATGACATCGACGTCATAATAAATTTTCAGGGCGACGCCTTGTTGACTCCGTCATGGCTTGTGATGGACCTCGAAAATCATATGCGCGCTGACCCCACTTGCGATGTCGCCACCGTCGCGGTGCGTTGCTCAGGCACGGTCTATGCACATCTGGTCACGGATCAGATGCAAGAGCGCGTTGGGGGCACCACAGTCGTCTGCAATGCAGAAGGAAAGGCGCTGTATTTCTCCAAGCGCGTGTTGCCACACATAGCGCCAGGCAGCACGCTTGAGGCAGCGCCCCCGGTGCTGCTGCATTTGGGACTCTACGCCTATCGCCGTTCCGCACTTACCCGCTATGCGGCGCTGCCCCCACCGACCTTGAAACAATCGAAGGGCTGGAGCAGTTGCGCTTCCTTTATCATGGGATACCCGTGGCCGTCGTCACTGCCGATCCGCCGGCATGGGATGCGATCGAACTTAACAACCCCACCGATACGGCGCCGATCGAGGCTATCCTGA
- the kdsA gene encoding 3-deoxy-8-phosphooctulonate synthase, with translation MKIAGHPVGGDAPLFVIAGPCVIESEALVLSVAETLKGVSERLNLFLIFKSSFDKANRSSGATFRGPGMEEGLRILEKVRTETGLPVLTDIHTPEQARAAADAVDMLQTPAFLARQTDLIEAASSTGKPVNIKKAQFMAPSDMAQVVAKARGAAGRAGVDTDCITVCERGTSFGYNNLVVDMRGLATMAETGCPVVFDATHSVQRPGGLGDRSGGDRQFVPLLARAAVGAGINGLFMETHPDPENALSDGPNAWLLDKAEALLGDLLALSRVPRSVG, from the coding sequence ATGAAGATTGCCGGACACCCTGTTGGCGGTGACGCACCTTTGTTCGTCATTGCAGGCCCTTGCGTCATAGAATCCGAAGCGTTGGTCCTCTCCGTTGCCGAAACGCTCAAGGGTGTATCGGAGCGGCTGAACCTGTTCCTTATCTTCAAGAGCAGCTTCGACAAAGCCAACCGCTCTTCCGGCGCGACCTTTCGCGGCCCCGGAATGGAGGAAGGTTTGCGGATACTCGAAAAGGTTCGTACCGAAACGGGCCTTCCGGTGCTGACGGACATTCATACGCCCGAGCAGGCGCGCGCCGCGGCCGATGCGGTCGATATGCTGCAAACGCCTGCCTTCCTTGCGCGGCAGACGGATTTGATCGAGGCCGCCTCATCGACAGGCAAGCCCGTCAACATAAAGAAGGCGCAGTTTATGGCCCCTTCCGATATGGCGCAGGTTGTTGCGAAGGCTCGCGGTGCCGCCGGGCGCGCTGGCGTCGACACAGATTGTATTACCGTTTGCGAACGTGGCACGAGTTTTGGCTATAACAATCTGGTAGTGGATATGCGCGGCCTCGCGACCATGGCGGAAACGGGGTGTCCCGTGGTGTTCGATGCGACACACTCGGTGCAACGGCCGGGCGGCCTGGGCGACCGCTCGGGCGGTGACAGGCAGTTTGTGCCGCTGCTGGCCCGCGCGGCCGTCGGTGCGGGGATCAACGGCCTTTTCATGGAGACCCATCCCGATCCTGAAAATGCTCTGTCAGATGGTCCCAATGCGTGGCTGCTCGACAAGGCAGAAGCATTATTGGGCGACTTGCTCGCTCTGTCGCGGGTTCCGCGCTCAGTGGGCTGA
- a CDS encoding capsule biosynthesis protein, which produces MAGFPHAKGKPQLRSVANDAAPEPAATLEGRVFVMLQGPPGPFFWLLGKHMRELGATVHRINFNGGDRVDWPGEGAVDFRGAPKSWPRFFDHFLRDNGVTDVMLFGDCRPLHRAAHGMAKLRNVNIHVFEEGYIRPDWVTMEVDGVNGHSTLPRDPEWFLEQAKTLPPVPNLPPITASFDRRVRDSYRYFHHVVTQFWRFPHYRSHRPGSVLIEGVRWGWKLVVSNKTVAQRTARALAQIKGRKYFLFPLQLTSDYQIREHSPFPDMASAVHYVFDSFQRHAPAGTMLLVKEHPLDAGTTIWSQFVKTEAERRGLAGRIVHIAGGDLAELAAGSSGMITVNSTSGSLALTAQVPVVVLGDAIYDVAGLTHQGPLDDYWTGNACPDQRVWQAFRQVLHARCLVRGGFASESAVATLVTSVVSRILDGRPSALYHSNKWKA; this is translated from the coding sequence ATGGCAGGCTTTCCGCATGCAAAGGGAAAGCCGCAGCTAAGGTCGGTAGCCAATGACGCGGCCCCTGAACCCGCCGCTACGCTGGAGGGTCGCGTCTTCGTAATGTTGCAGGGTCCGCCCGGTCCTTTCTTCTGGTTGCTGGGCAAGCACATGCGCGAACTCGGCGCAACCGTGCACCGCATCAACTTCAACGGTGGCGATCGCGTAGACTGGCCGGGTGAAGGCGCAGTCGACTTCAGGGGAGCGCCGAAGTCATGGCCACGCTTCTTCGATCATTTCTTGCGGGACAATGGCGTCACTGATGTCATGCTGTTCGGCGACTGCCGCCCGCTTCATCGCGCGGCACATGGCATGGCGAAGCTGCGCAACGTCAACATCCACGTGTTCGAGGAAGGGTATATTCGTCCTGACTGGGTCACGATGGAAGTGGACGGGGTAAACGGTCACTCGACCTTGCCACGCGATCCGGAATGGTTTCTGGAGCAGGCGAAAACCCTGCCCCCCGTCCCCAACCTGCCCCCTATCACCGCCAGCTTCGATCGGCGAGTGCGCGATAGCTATCGCTACTTCCATCATGTTGTGACCCAGTTCTGGCGTTTTCCGCATTACCGCTCGCACCGGCCCGGCTCAGTACTTATCGAAGGCGTCCGCTGGGGCTGGAAACTGGTGGTGAGCAACAAGACGGTCGCGCAACGCACGGCGCGGGCGCTGGCACAGATAAAGGGACGGAAATATTTCCTGTTCCCGCTCCAACTCACGTCCGATTATCAAATTCGCGAGCACAGCCCTTTCCCCGACATGGCAAGCGCCGTGCATTATGTGTTCGACAGCTTTCAGCGCCACGCGCCTGCCGGCACCATGCTGCTGGTGAAGGAACATCCGCTGGACGCAGGCACGACGATCTGGTCGCAGTTCGTGAAAACCGAGGCGGAGAGACGCGGCCTTGCCGGTCGCATCGTGCATATCGCGGGAGGCGATCTTGCGGAGCTGGCGGCGGGGTCCAGCGGCATGATAACAGTAAACAGCACCTCCGGGAGCTTGGCGCTGACAGCGCAAGTGCCAGTCGTGGTGCTCGGCGATGCTATCTATGACGTCGCAGGACTAACGCATCAGGGGCCGCTGGATGATTATTGGACGGGGAATGCCTGTCCCGATCAACGCGTATGGCAAGCCTTTCGTCAAGTTCTGCACGCCCGCTGTCTGGTGAGAGGTGGATTCGCCAGTGAAAGCGCGGTGGCTACGCTGGTGACGTCTGTCGTCTCTCGCATACTAGATGGGCGCCCTTCAGCATTGTATCATTCCAATAAATGGAAGGCATGA
- a CDS encoding SIS domain-containing protein, producing MTTHTTISSIESGRRVIEQEAVGLSALSAVIDEKFAAAVRIITATTGRVIVTGIGKSGHIARKIAATLAATGSSAFFVHPAEAAHGDLGMVMPTDSLLVLSNSGATVELRAIIAHARQTSIPIISIASKSDSPIARQSTVALCLPRVGEACPVKIAPTTSTTMMLALGDALAIAAMEMRGTSRKELMRLHPGGNIGWKLLPVDSLLREDEALPLVRPGTGMRDVVLEMTSTGKGAAGVVDDDGNLVGIITDGDLRRSFDQMLIATAGDVMTRNPITVPSGTAIEDALTLLSEAAITVVFVMSAHNPRQPIGLLHIHNMAIAL from the coding sequence ATGACCACGCATACAACCATCTCCTCAATTGAGAGCGGTCGACGGGTAATCGAACAGGAAGCTGTAGGGCTAAGTGCGCTCAGCGCTGTGATTGACGAGAAGTTTGCTGCGGCTGTTCGGATCATTACCGCAACCACCGGCCGAGTGATTGTAACCGGCATCGGCAAATCCGGTCATATTGCGCGCAAAATCGCTGCGACATTGGCCGCTACAGGATCGTCAGCCTTCTTCGTACATCCTGCTGAAGCGGCCCATGGAGACCTCGGCATGGTGATGCCGACGGACAGCTTGCTGGTCCTTTCCAATTCGGGCGCAACCGTCGAATTGAGGGCGATCATCGCCCATGCCCGGCAGACGAGCATCCCTATCATCTCCATTGCTTCCAAATCGGACTCCCCGATTGCGCGGCAGTCGACGGTTGCTCTTTGCCTGCCACGCGTAGGCGAGGCCTGCCCGGTGAAGATCGCGCCCACGACATCTACGACCATGATGCTGGCCTTGGGCGACGCGCTGGCGATTGCCGCGATGGAGATGCGCGGCACGTCGCGCAAGGAATTGATGCGCTTGCACCCTGGCGGCAATATCGGCTGGAAGCTTCTGCCGGTGGACAGCCTGCTTCGCGAAGACGAAGCGCTGCCTCTGGTTCGGCCGGGCACCGGTATGCGCGATGTGGTGCTCGAAATGACGTCCACCGGAAAAGGCGCGGCGGGCGTTGTCGATGATGACGGGAATCTGGTCGGCATCATAACGGACGGCGATTTGCGTAGGTCTTTCGATCAGATGCTGATCGCTACAGCAGGGGATGTCATGACGCGCAATCCCATCACCGTTCCCAGCGGGACAGCGATCGAAGATGCGCTGACGCTGCTGTCGGAGGCCGCGATCACAGTGGTTTTTGTAATGAGCGCGCACAACCCGCGTCAGCCGATCGGCTTGCTGCATATTCACAATATGGCGATTGCCCTCTGA
- a CDS encoding phytanoyl-CoA dioxygenase family protein — MKRIVRTIAASPWHVLQLATGAKSFKDNPFIGSKRLNGWGLHVKRMQLAHDAAAFRRRRLAHLVHPQDRSEFDAQGYVAIPNFLAPAQFDTLRQRLLERASPAREMLQGDTITRRIAIDEKTLRDIPELAELLRAPRWRGLVRYVASYASEPLYYIQTILSHRADAPPDPQEVLHADTFHPTMKAWYFLTDVAEDEAPFTYAPGSHRLTPERLAWEKARSLAAPEGVDHLSARGSMRVNEAELQQLGLPKPTALAVKANTLVVADTGGFHARGPSARPATRIEIWAYGRRNPFYLWTGLDPFSVPFIAYKRIGLMWKARDKLKGWIGQPWHDVGAKRPGDL; from the coding sequence ATGAAGCGCATCGTTCGCACAATAGCGGCCTCGCCGTGGCACGTCCTACAACTCGCCACGGGAGCTAAGTCGTTCAAGGACAACCCGTTTATCGGATCCAAACGGTTGAACGGATGGGGTTTGCACGTCAAACGAATGCAGTTGGCGCATGATGCGGCCGCCTTTCGGCGGCGGCGGCTGGCGCATCTCGTTCACCCTCAAGATCGTAGTGAGTTCGACGCGCAAGGCTATGTCGCCATCCCGAATTTCCTTGCGCCTGCTCAGTTCGATACGCTGCGTCAACGTCTGCTGGAGCGCGCCTCCCCTGCGCGTGAGATGTTGCAGGGCGATACCATTACACGCCGCATCGCGATCGATGAGAAGACGTTGCGCGACATTCCCGAACTTGCAGAGTTGCTAAGGGCGCCACGTTGGCGAGGCTTGGTGCGGTACGTGGCCAGTTACGCGAGTGAGCCGCTTTATTACATTCAGACGATCCTTTCGCACCGCGCGGACGCGCCTCCAGATCCGCAGGAAGTGCTCCACGCCGACACCTTTCATCCCACGATGAAAGCCTGGTATTTCCTGACGGACGTGGCGGAGGATGAGGCACCGTTTACCTATGCTCCGGGTTCGCATCGGCTCACGCCCGAACGTCTGGCATGGGAAAAGGCGCGAAGCCTCGCCGCGCCCGAGGGTGTCGATCATTTGTCCGCGCGCGGTTCGATGCGTGTGAACGAAGCCGAACTGCAACAACTGGGTCTCCCTAAACCTACAGCCTTGGCAGTTAAGGCCAACACGCTCGTGGTAGCGGATACCGGCGGCTTTCATGCGAGAGGTCCATCGGCCCGGCCAGCCACACGCATCGAGATATGGGCTTATGGGCGTCGCAATCCTTTTTACCTCTGGACCGGGTTGGACCCGTTTTCGGTTCCGTTCATTGCCTACAAGCGGATCGGGCTGATGTGGAAAGCCCGAGACAAATTGAAGGGGTGGATCGGCCAGCCCTGGCATGACGTAGGTGCGAAACGCCCTGGCGACTTGTAG
- a CDS encoding capsule biosynthesis protein, whose product MTDFLRVPPFPGSKPVKFSQPGASAEDPEAIIALLKTHRVGGSFWGSQPPIAPETIVACPWDRSSALAMAKRAAGCETPVLFWIIDPRVGDVPYATWRGQADPWHFASRAQVLWGRSDDERLMIARIAGCATELMDDRECPSLRDQIVSSVLQHSYIDPFSAEPTTAAKIIELLGYWRSLIDANRPIRAAAGMAFWKRETVDPLLWGGGETVQHISTVRALQALPADAAVAVWKAKTPPELLAAIEARAVGNPALLHEVEDGFIRSIGLGADCVPPLSITVDSVGVHFDPAKESGLERILNSADFAPEEIERAEAIRALILSSGLSKYGVGSEAMARPGGDKRHVLVTGQVEDDRSVLAARGEVQGNLDLLRRARAAEPDAFLIYRPHPDVDAGHRKGHVPDDSALRYADAIDRGTPISSLLDMVDGVHVLSSLAGFEALLRGSDVTTHGVPFYAGWGLTRDLGATPARRKRRLNINALATGVLLLYPRYLDPVTALPCPPEVLVRRLIAGVRKESRFIVPLRKLQGKVNRWRFRAGSIEEV is encoded by the coding sequence ATGACCGACTTCCTGCGCGTTCCACCTTTTCCCGGCAGCAAGCCCGTCAAGTTCAGTCAACCAGGTGCGTCGGCAGAAGATCCCGAAGCTATCATCGCACTGCTGAAAACGCATCGGGTGGGCGGAAGTTTCTGGGGTTCGCAGCCGCCCATCGCGCCTGAAACGATCGTCGCCTGTCCATGGGACAGGTCGAGCGCCCTTGCTATGGCCAAACGGGCTGCAGGATGCGAGACACCAGTGCTGTTCTGGATCATCGACCCGCGTGTCGGCGATGTCCCATACGCGACCTGGAGGGGTCAGGCAGACCCGTGGCACTTCGCGAGCCGTGCGCAGGTTCTCTGGGGCCGCTCCGACGACGAGCGCCTGATGATTGCGCGTATCGCGGGATGTGCAACCGAGTTGATGGATGACCGCGAATGTCCTTCGCTGCGCGATCAAATCGTAAGCTCTGTCTTGCAACACAGCTACATCGATCCGTTCTCGGCTGAACCAACCACTGCCGCCAAAATCATAGAACTCCTGGGTTATTGGCGCAGTCTCATCGACGCCAATCGGCCGATCCGTGCTGCGGCCGGTATGGCATTCTGGAAACGTGAAACCGTCGATCCATTGTTGTGGGGTGGTGGAGAGACAGTTCAGCATATCAGCACTGTCCGGGCGTTGCAGGCATTACCCGCTGACGCCGCTGTTGCCGTCTGGAAAGCGAAGACGCCACCCGAACTTCTTGCCGCCATAGAGGCGCGCGCTGTCGGCAATCCCGCTCTGCTTCACGAAGTTGAGGATGGGTTTATACGCTCGATCGGGCTGGGCGCGGATTGTGTGCCGCCGTTGTCGATTACGGTGGATTCCGTGGGCGTCCATTTCGATCCCGCGAAGGAAAGCGGCTTGGAGCGCATACTGAACTCCGCCGACTTTGCTCCCGAGGAGATTGAGCGCGCCGAAGCGATCCGTGCTCTCATCCTCTCATCCGGTTTGTCCAAATACGGCGTTGGCAGCGAAGCCATGGCCCGGCCCGGCGGCGACAAAAGACATGTGCTCGTTACGGGGCAAGTAGAAGACGACAGATCCGTGCTCGCCGCACGCGGTGAAGTGCAGGGCAACCTCGACCTGCTGCGCCGCGCGAGAGCGGCAGAGCCCGATGCCTTCCTTATCTATCGCCCGCATCCCGACGTAGACGCAGGGCATCGCAAGGGGCACGTGCCTGACGATTCGGCGCTTCGTTATGCTGATGCGATTGATCGCGGCACGCCAATATCGTCATTGCTGGACATGGTTGACGGCGTTCATGTCCTATCGTCATTGGCAGGCTTTGAAGCACTGTTACGCGGCAGTGACGTAACGACGCATGGCGTTCCGTTCTATGCCGGGTGGGGTTTGACGCGTGACCTCGGCGCAACACCTGCAAGGCGCAAGCGACGCTTGAATATCAATGCTCTGGCAACCGGCGTGCTGCTGCTCTATCCACGCTATCTGGACCCCGTGACCGCCCTCCCCTGCCCGCCCGAAGTGTTGGTGCGGCGGCTGATAGCGGGAGTGAGGAAGGAGAGCCGTTTCATCGTGCCGCTGCGCAAGCTTCAGGGAAAAGTGAATCGCTGGCGATTCCGGGCAGGGTCCATTGAAGAAGTTTGA